The Halosimplex litoreum genome has a window encoding:
- a CDS encoding DUF58 domain-containing protein has product MSDTRSGTTTDEPDPSAPAVDADGPDTGSEVTAEPDGPDADSSAAAGEPEPSITGDGSGVTLAATTGAETTATGVENRWVAGVVFALVSVALGVFLSNTGLFLASLVGLVYAAYASLSRPPSPSLVAERHVEPVDPAPGDRVAVTVRVENAGDTPLADVRVADDPPADLDVVEGDARDAGTIEPGDHLAVEYELYAVRGKHAFGDVTAVARSAAGEAARRTVFEAAQSMVCHAAVDSLPLATQTGIGAGRVETDSGGEGVEFYATREYAPGDSASRVDWNRYASTGELTTVTYRESKAATVAFVVDGRIQRRAADGDPGARDLCGYAAVRLADDLLDGGTQVGASVVSAAGADYFKTQGTLAPATGTEQSLRLRALLRTKLGVTVDDLGTTVGRSFATATGDAEVAGRSDRSAGRRGLLVGQRRLTDEIPAGAQVVFVSPLLDDDAVRAVERLVAHDHATTVVSPDLTGRATAGAAVERIRRAARVGSVTGARRARVVDWSPDEPLQVAVDRAAARWER; this is encoded by the coding sequence GTGAGCGACACGCGTTCCGGGACGACGACGGACGAGCCCGACCCCTCGGCGCCGGCCGTCGACGCCGACGGGCCGGATACCGGGTCCGAGGTCACGGCCGAGCCCGACGGTCCGGACGCCGATTCCTCGGCTGCTGCCGGCGAGCCGGAACCGTCGATCACGGGCGACGGGTCGGGCGTGACGCTGGCGGCGACGACGGGCGCGGAGACGACGGCGACGGGCGTCGAGAACCGCTGGGTCGCGGGCGTGGTCTTCGCGCTCGTGTCGGTGGCGCTGGGCGTCTTCCTGTCGAACACCGGTCTCTTCCTGGCTTCGCTCGTCGGGCTGGTCTACGCGGCGTACGCGTCGCTGTCGCGGCCGCCGTCGCCGTCGCTGGTCGCGGAGCGCCACGTCGAGCCGGTCGATCCCGCGCCGGGTGACCGAGTCGCGGTGACAGTGCGTGTCGAAAACGCCGGGGACACGCCGCTGGCGGACGTGCGCGTCGCCGACGACCCACCGGCGGACCTCGACGTGGTCGAGGGCGACGCCCGCGACGCGGGGACGATCGAACCCGGCGACCACCTCGCGGTCGAGTACGAACTCTACGCTGTCCGCGGCAAACACGCGTTCGGGGACGTGACGGCCGTCGCGCGCAGCGCGGCCGGCGAGGCAGCCAGGCGGACGGTCTTCGAGGCGGCGCAGTCGATGGTGTGTCACGCGGCGGTCGACTCGCTGCCGCTGGCCACCCAGACGGGGATCGGCGCGGGGCGCGTCGAGACGGATTCCGGCGGCGAGGGGGTAGAGTTCTACGCCACTCGCGAGTACGCGCCGGGCGACTCGGCCAGCCGCGTCGACTGGAACCGATACGCCTCGACGGGCGAGCTGACGACGGTCACCTACCGTGAATCGAAGGCGGCGACCGTCGCCTTCGTCGTCGACGGTCGGATCCAGCGCCGCGCCGCGGACGGCGACCCGGGCGCGCGGGACCTCTGCGGGTACGCCGCGGTCAGGCTCGCGGACGACCTCCTCGACGGGGGGACCCAGGTCGGGGCGTCGGTGGTCTCGGCGGCCGGCGCCGATTACTTCAAGACGCAGGGGACGCTCGCGCCCGCCACTGGGACCGAGCAGTCGCTACGGTTACGAGCGCTGTTGCGGACGAAACTCGGCGTCACGGTGGACGACCTGGGCACGACGGTCGGCCGCTCGTTCGCGACTGCGACCGGCGACGCCGAGGTGGCCGGTCGTTCCGACCGCTCGGCGGGGAGACGAGGGCTCCTCGTCGGCCAGCGCCGGCTGACCGACGAGATTCCGGCCGGTGCGCAGGTCGTCTTCGTCTCGCCGCTGCTGGACGACGACGCCGTCCGGGCGGTCGAGCGGCTGGTCGCACACGACCACGCGACGACCGTCGTCAGCCCGGACCTGACCGGGCGGGCGACGGCCGGTGCGGCGGTCGAGCGGATCCGGCGGGCCGCCCGCGTCGGCTCGGTGACGGGCGCTCGACGGGCGCGCGTCGTCGACTGGTCGCCCGACGAGCCGCTCCAGGTCGCGGTCGACCGCGCGGCCGCGAGGTGGGAGCGATGA
- the coaBC gene encoding bifunctional phosphopantothenoylcysteine decarboxylase/phosphopantothenate--cysteine ligase CoaBC: MLDGVNVALGVTGSIAAVKTVELAHELRRRGASVRAVTTDAAEGIVHPWALEFATDEPVVTEITGAVEHVELCGREGWADALLIAPATANTVGKVAAAVDDTPVTTCATTALGAGVPVVVAPAMHEPMYDHPGVLAAIDRVESWGVHFVDPRVEEGKAKIATEDAIAVATARAATPDPLAGRHVVVTSGATTESIDPIRTLSNRASGKTGRAVARACHVRGADVTLVHDGDEVPYAAVESVESAAEMLAATREAAAGADALVSAAAVSDYTVERRESKIRSGTESLTLELDPTPKLVDTVREEFPDLPIVGFKAETDGDDDAIVSQARSLLERAGMAFVVGNDASVMAGDRTRALIVHSDDAREFEGQKSGLGARVADELAAELD; this comes from the coding sequence ATGCTGGACGGCGTCAACGTCGCGCTGGGAGTCACCGGCTCGATCGCCGCGGTGAAGACGGTCGAACTCGCCCACGAACTGCGTCGCCGCGGCGCGAGCGTCAGAGCGGTCACCACCGACGCCGCCGAGGGGATCGTCCACCCGTGGGCGCTGGAGTTCGCGACCGACGAGCCCGTCGTCACCGAGATCACCGGCGCCGTCGAACACGTCGAACTCTGTGGCCGCGAGGGGTGGGCCGACGCCCTCCTGATCGCGCCCGCGACGGCCAACACCGTCGGGAAGGTCGCGGCTGCGGTCGACGACACGCCGGTCACGACGTGTGCGACGACGGCGCTCGGTGCGGGCGTCCCAGTCGTCGTCGCCCCGGCGATGCACGAGCCGATGTACGACCACCCCGGCGTGCTGGCGGCCATCGACCGCGTCGAGTCCTGGGGCGTCCACTTCGTCGACCCCCGCGTCGAGGAGGGCAAAGCCAAGATCGCGACCGAGGACGCCATCGCGGTCGCCACGGCGCGGGCCGCTACCCCGGACCCGCTCGCGGGTCGCCACGTCGTCGTCACCAGCGGCGCCACCACGGAGTCCATCGACCCGATCCGGACGCTCTCGAATCGGGCCTCGGGCAAGACCGGCCGCGCCGTCGCCCGCGCCTGTCACGTCCGCGGGGCGGACGTTACCCTCGTCCACGACGGCGACGAGGTGCCCTACGCCGCAGTCGAGTCGGTCGAGTCGGCGGCGGAGATGCTGGCGGCGACCCGCGAGGCCGCCGCGGGCGCGGACGCGCTCGTCTCGGCGGCGGCGGTCTCCGATTACACCGTCGAACGCCGCGAGTCGAAGATCCGGTCGGGAACGGAGTCGCTGACGCTGGAACTCGATCCGACGCCGAAGCTCGTCGACACCGTCCGCGAGGAGTTCCCGGACCTCCCCATCGTCGGCTTCAAGGCCGAGACCGACGGCGACGACGACGCGATCGTCTCGCAGGCTCGCTCACTGCTGGAGCGGGCGGGGATGGCTTTCGTCGTCGGCAACGACGCGAGCGTGATGGCCGGCGACCGCACGCGGGCACTGATCGTCCATAGCGACGACGCCCGCGAGTTCGAGGGCCAGAAGAGCGGTCTCGGCGCGCGAGTCGCCGACGAACTCGCGGCGGAACTCGACTGA
- a CDS encoding Na(+)/H(+) antiporter subunit D, which translates to MVDPIVPPFVPVAIAALLLPFLGRKAGHALGALASAAVVPYVWLTAEGQHLPAKLFGFDVVLYNVDGFSTLMGLIFGFIAAAAVIYSYYSDADSIQTAFALSYVAASLGAVFGGDWLSLVFFWELMAVTSTLLVWYYGGRAVRAGFRYALLHGVGGTLLLGAVVWHYVEVDSFLFSAAEAGMAGPVAPVLAAVGIGVNVGFIGLHAWLPDTYPRPHVAASVFLCVFTTKTGVYGMYRAFPEGNVAIAYMGGLMAVFGATFALFQNDMRRLLSYHIQSQVGYMVAGVGIGTALGQAGAMAHVFNHILYKGLLFMTAGVVVYRTGKESLKKLGGLGREMPITAVSFAVAALSIAGFPGFNGFVSKGIVISASHYEFVKGPLAVGDFYTLELLLLVGGVGTFLSFIKFGYYAFLHGEYDGSVADANRGQAVAMVGVAALCVFYGIVDGALFSILPFDVTSDAAVGHVYETYTVDHVVEGVALAVIGLVGFVLVKKPLSKVGRVPDVDSLYNPAALYGTRALVVGVTELYAAVDRTAVALAERSTAVAARPRAAITGATGEEPTTLRAGISTSIVLVALVAIGVLFVLVV; encoded by the coding sequence ATGGTCGACCCGATCGTCCCGCCGTTCGTTCCCGTCGCGATCGCGGCGCTGCTACTCCCGTTCCTCGGCCGCAAGGCCGGCCACGCGCTTGGCGCCCTCGCGTCGGCCGCGGTCGTCCCCTACGTCTGGCTGACTGCCGAGGGCCAACACCTCCCGGCGAAGCTGTTCGGGTTCGACGTGGTGCTGTACAACGTCGACGGCTTCTCGACGCTGATGGGCCTGATCTTCGGGTTCATCGCCGCGGCGGCGGTGATCTACTCCTACTACAGCGACGCCGACTCGATCCAGACCGCGTTCGCGCTGAGCTACGTCGCCGCCAGCCTCGGCGCCGTCTTCGGCGGCGACTGGCTCTCGCTCGTCTTCTTCTGGGAGCTGATGGCCGTGACCAGCACCCTCCTCGTGTGGTACTACGGCGGCCGGGCGGTCCGAGCCGGCTTCCGCTACGCGCTGTTGCACGGCGTCGGCGGGACGCTCCTGCTGGGCGCCGTCGTCTGGCACTACGTCGAAGTCGACTCGTTCCTCTTCTCGGCCGCCGAGGCCGGGATGGCCGGACCGGTCGCGCCCGTCCTCGCGGCGGTCGGCATCGGCGTCAACGTCGGCTTCATCGGCCTGCACGCCTGGCTGCCCGACACCTACCCGCGCCCGCACGTCGCGGCCAGCGTCTTCCTCTGCGTGTTCACCACGAAGACCGGCGTCTACGGCATGTACCGCGCGTTCCCCGAGGGCAACGTCGCGATCGCCTACATGGGCGGACTGATGGCCGTCTTCGGGGCGACGTTCGCGCTGTTCCAGAACGACATGCGCCGGCTGCTGTCCTATCACATCCAGTCGCAGGTCGGCTACATGGTCGCCGGCGTCGGCATCGGCACCGCGCTCGGCCAGGCCGGCGCGATGGCCCACGTGTTCAACCACATCCTCTACAAGGGCTTGCTGTTCATGACCGCCGGCGTCGTCGTCTACCGGACCGGCAAAGAGAGCCTGAAGAAACTCGGCGGCCTCGGCCGCGAGATGCCGATCACCGCCGTCTCCTTCGCCGTCGCGGCGCTGTCGATCGCCGGGTTCCCCGGCTTCAACGGCTTCGTCAGCAAGGGGATCGTCATCTCGGCGAGCCACTACGAGTTCGTGAAGGGACCGCTCGCAGTCGGCGACTTCTACACGCTAGAGCTGCTGCTGCTGGTCGGCGGCGTCGGCACCTTCCTCTCCTTTATCAAGTTCGGCTACTACGCGTTCCTCCACGGAGAGTACGACGGAAGCGTCGCCGACGCCAACCGCGGCCAGGCCGTCGCCATGGTCGGCGTCGCCGCGCTGTGTGTCTTCTACGGGATCGTCGACGGCGCGCTGTTCTCGATTCTCCCCTTCGACGTGACCAGTGACGCCGCCGTCGGCCACGTCTACGAGACCTACACCGTCGACCACGTCGTCGAGGGCGTCGCGCTGGCCGTCATCGGCCTCGTCGGGTTCGTCCTCGTCAAGAAGCCCCTGTCGAAGGTGGGGCGGGTCCCCGACGTCGACAGTCTGTACAACCCCGCGGCGCTGTACGGCACCCGCGCGCTCGTCGTCGGCGTCACCGAACTGTACGCCGCGGTCGACCGCACTGCGGTGGCGCTCGCCGAGCGCTCGACGGCCGTGGCGGCGCGCCCGCGCGCGGCTATCACGGGCGCGACCGGCGAGGAACCGACGACCCTCCGCGCCGGCATCAGCACCAGCATCGTGCTCGTGGCGCTCGTCGCTATCGGCGTCCTGTTCGTCCTGGTCGTCTGA
- a CDS encoding FAD-dependent oxidoreductase yields MADEDVVVVGGGLAGLTVAVFTARAGLDTRVVSTGEPILRRNAHLENFPGFPAGVNPRLLLDSTRQQAERNGVQFTEARVERVASLDPEDPPYPEDGDLGPDDEVSGFTVSLDEGDALTATYVVAASWSDPSYLDDLDVSLVQRGSKQFVGVDDLGRTDVDGLYAAGRLAKQYHQAVVAAGHGAQVAITLLEDSDRPFYHDWVVPEGYFTERGRDVPPGCEEIDESERRRREDEARAAVRESVADPHPDEPTMHPSVADEE; encoded by the coding sequence ATGGCCGACGAAGATGTGGTCGTGGTCGGCGGCGGGCTGGCCGGGCTGACCGTGGCGGTGTTCACTGCCCGGGCCGGACTCGACACCCGCGTCGTCTCGACCGGCGAGCCGATCCTCCGACGCAACGCCCACTTGGAGAACTTCCCCGGCTTCCCAGCGGGCGTCAACCCCCGACTGCTGCTCGACTCGACGCGCCAACAGGCCGAGCGCAACGGGGTGCAGTTCACCGAGGCCCGCGTCGAGCGAGTCGCCTCGCTCGACCCCGAGGACCCGCCGTACCCCGAGGACGGCGATCTGGGGCCCGACGACGAGGTGTCGGGGTTCACCGTCTCCCTCGACGAGGGCGACGCGCTGACCGCCACCTACGTCGTCGCGGCGTCGTGGTCGGACCCGTCGTACCTCGACGACCTGGACGTCTCGCTGGTCCAGCGCGGGTCGAAGCAGTTCGTCGGTGTCGACGACCTCGGGCGGACGGACGTCGACGGGCTGTACGCGGCCGGCCGGTTGGCCAAGCAGTACCACCAGGCGGTCGTCGCCGCCGGTCACGGCGCGCAGGTCGCGATCACGCTCCTCGAGGATTCCGACCGGCCGTTCTATCACGACTGGGTCGTTCCCGAGGGCTACTTCACCGAGCGCGGGCGGGATGTCCCGCCGGGCTGTGAGGAGATCGACGAGTCCGAGCGGCGGCGTCGCGAGGACGAGGCCCGTGCGGCCGTCCGCGAGTCGGTCGCCGACCCCCATCCCGACGAGCCGACGATGCACCCCAGTGTCGCCGACGAGGAGTGA
- a CDS encoding SAM-dependent methyltransferase produces the protein MTHWTESVYRENPEVFRRHLEDRLDDAAEEADDLLALLSDHDIDPESALDVACGIGRHAVELGDRGVTVRGIDISESYLDRACERVADRGVGDAVAVERADMRDLAERTDEYDVVYNLWTSFGYFDEATNRDVLAGMHERVAEEGALVLELVNRDGVLADFRPAGIPEDDEDGLVVESADYDPETARMETTRRVFAATDEGYDYEGEMVYDVRLYAPAELAALCRDAGFESVSLYAGLDGEPLERESTRLVVVAEP, from the coding sequence ATGACTCACTGGACCGAGTCGGTCTACCGCGAGAACCCCGAGGTGTTCCGTCGTCACCTCGAAGACCGCCTCGACGACGCCGCCGAGGAGGCCGACGACCTGCTCGCCCTGCTGTCCGACCACGACATCGATCCGGAGTCGGCGCTGGACGTGGCCTGCGGCATCGGTCGCCACGCGGTCGAACTCGGCGACCGCGGCGTCACGGTCCGGGGGATCGATATCTCCGAGTCGTACCTCGACCGGGCGTGCGAGCGGGTCGCCGACCGCGGCGTCGGCGACGCGGTGGCCGTCGAACGCGCCGACATGCGCGACCTCGCCGAGCGAACGGACGAGTACGACGTCGTCTACAACCTCTGGACTTCCTTCGGGTACTTCGACGAGGCGACGAATCGCGACGTCTTAGCTGGGATGCACGAACGGGTGGCCGAGGAGGGTGCGCTCGTCCTCGAACTCGTCAACCGCGACGGCGTGCTGGCCGACTTTCGCCCGGCTGGCATCCCGGAGGACGACGAGGACGGACTGGTCGTCGAATCCGCCGACTACGACCCCGAGACGGCCCGCATGGAGACGACTCGTCGCGTCTTCGCGGCGACCGACGAGGGGTACGACTACGAGGGCGAGATGGTCTACGACGTGCGGCTGTACGCGCCCGCCGAACTCGCGGCGCTGTGTCGCGACGCCGGCTTCGAGTCGGTCTCGCTGTACGCCGGGCTCGACGGCGAGCCGCTCGAACGAGAGTCGACGCGGCTGGTCGTCGTCGCCGAACCCTGA
- a CDS encoding glycosyltransferase family 87 protein, whose protein sequence is MSLLQRLWARRRERPVLVAVAALLLTSLLAYPAVDWWLRSSVEFASDFRFGDFGAYTGAVDRWQDGRSLYPRNEDGGFWGTYLYPPVVVLLFWPFEALLSFRDGAMAWLLASGVLCWGGLQALVAALGYDLRWFERVGLAALLAGFHPAVLTAKLGQTALFIGGLLSFAAAALVRDGRGPAVGPDAGACGSDSADTGLRDSPWALLAGAATAGVAVLKFAYAPIGTHLLHDRRRLVGALLVVPPVVWLSVRFFGVEAHLTYLDVLHWGVTQGRDGARSPTLWLAPYYKPLAWLPANATLGTAQAFRVAASAAIAALALLAPPRARRTVFALGVAAFPLLTPQTYTYYFVALLPVAVLLLAGEIERNGYPELVLLGVLLVHCHAYGLRFLVLTVPNAVPAFEALEPVYLLFQPGLWGNVLLVGLAAVRVTQTTALTEILSTADELGTEGSRNAADGD, encoded by the coding sequence ATGTCGCTTTTGCAGCGGTTGTGGGCGCGCCGCCGCGAACGCCCGGTGCTGGTCGCCGTCGCCGCGCTCCTCCTGACGTCCCTGCTGGCGTATCCGGCCGTCGACTGGTGGCTCCGGTCGTCCGTCGAGTTCGCGTCGGACTTCCGCTTCGGCGACTTCGGCGCCTACACGGGCGCCGTCGACCGCTGGCAGGACGGACGGTCGCTCTACCCGCGGAACGAGGATGGCGGGTTCTGGGGCACGTACCTCTACCCGCCCGTGGTGGTCCTGTTGTTCTGGCCGTTCGAGGCGCTGCTTTCGTTCCGCGACGGCGCGATGGCCTGGCTGCTGGCCAGCGGCGTCCTCTGCTGGGGCGGGCTGCAGGCGCTGGTCGCCGCGCTGGGCTACGACCTCAGATGGTTCGAGCGAGTCGGGCTGGCGGCCCTACTCGCAGGGTTCCACCCCGCCGTCCTGACCGCCAAGCTCGGCCAGACCGCGCTGTTCATCGGCGGCCTGCTCTCGTTCGCCGCCGCGGCGCTGGTGCGGGACGGGCGCGGACCCGCGGTCGGCCCGGACGCCGGCGCTTGCGGGTCCGACAGCGCCGACACCGGCCTCCGCGACTCCCCGTGGGCGCTGCTGGCCGGGGCCGCCACCGCGGGCGTCGCCGTCCTCAAGTTCGCCTACGCGCCGATCGGCACGCACCTGCTCCACGACCGCCGGCGGCTGGTCGGTGCGCTCCTCGTCGTCCCGCCCGTCGTCTGGCTCTCGGTCCGCTTTTTCGGCGTCGAGGCGCACCTGACGTATCTCGACGTGCTTCACTGGGGAGTGACGCAGGGACGCGACGGCGCCCGGTCGCCGACGCTGTGGCTCGCGCCGTACTACAAACCGCTCGCGTGGCTCCCCGCGAACGCGACGCTCGGGACGGCCCAGGCGTTCAGAGTCGCCGCTTCCGCCGCCATCGCCGCCCTCGCTCTCCTCGCGCCGCCGCGAGCGCGCCGGACGGTATTCGCGCTCGGCGTCGCCGCCTTCCCGCTGCTGACCCCCCAGACCTACACATACTACTTCGTCGCGCTCCTGCCGGTCGCCGTCCTCTTGCTCGCCGGCGAGATCGAGCGGAACGGCTACCCCGAACTCGTCCTGCTCGGCGTCCTTCTGGTGCATTGCCACGCCTACGGGCTGCGCTTCCTGGTCCTCACCGTACCGAACGCCGTTCCCGCCTTCGAGGCGCTGGAACCCGTCTACCTGCTCTTCCAGCCCGGGCTGTGGGGCAACGTCCTCCTCGTCGGCCTCGCCGCTGTTCGGGTCACGCAGACCACCGCTCTCACCGAGATCCTGTCGACCGCGGACGAGCTGGGCACCGAAGGGTCTCGGAACGCGGCCGACGGCGACTGA